One region of Thiorhodovibrio frisius genomic DNA includes:
- a CDS encoding 7TMR-DISMED2 domain-containing protein, which translates to MESQVFSMGQSILQPGRFFAAVILFIMASTGLAKTAAIPSYDVSTAGIASNPFQVYLIQDESRTLTIDEIASGRIQGTLTSSRFHINSTDINYWFIFTLENNSSEPVNRIVRFDEPFADQASIYYRQRGAWHEESAGLAVPIKERRVSNRNPIFPITITPGEAKTVYLKLQSNVARITIGLYCDKPEIFLNWELLQTAFYMFYFGAASALIVYNLFLFFALNERLYLYYVLHGLAYSTFVFFYSGFDLYLGIDKDLHLF; encoded by the coding sequence ATGGAGAGCCAAGTGTTCTCAATGGGTCAATCAATCCTACAGCCGGGGCGGTTCTTCGCTGCGGTCATCCTGTTCATCATGGCGTCGACAGGACTGGCAAAAACGGCGGCAATCCCCTCCTATGATGTCTCAACCGCAGGTATCGCCTCTAACCCATTTCAGGTTTATTTGATTCAGGATGAGTCCAGGACATTGACGATTGATGAGATCGCATCGGGCCGTATCCAAGGTACCCTGACATCCTCCCGATTTCATATAAATTCTACTGACATTAACTATTGGTTTATTTTCACTCTTGAGAACAACTCCAGTGAGCCGGTCAATCGAATTGTGCGATTTGACGAGCCATTTGCCGATCAGGCCAGTATTTACTACCGACAGAGAGGGGCCTGGCATGAGGAATCGGCGGGACTTGCGGTGCCGATTAAGGAGCGTCGCGTCTCTAATCGAAATCCAATCTTCCCAATCACCATTACCCCGGGAGAAGCCAAGACAGTCTATCTGAAGCTTCAGTCCAATGTTGCCAGGATCACCATTGGTTTGTATTGCGACAAGCCGGAAATCTTCCTAAATTGGGAGCTGCTGCAGACAGCTTTTTATATGTTCTATTTTGGCGCCGCCAGCGCCTTAATTGTTTACAATTTATTTTTGTTCTTCGCGCTCAATGAAAGACTCTATCTTTACTATGTTTTGCATGGTCTTGCGTATAGTACCTTTGTGTTTTTTTATAGCGGATTTGATCTTTACCTCGGCATCGATAAGGACCTTCATTTGTTTTGA
- a CDS encoding GGDEF domain-containing protein → MIFLILFTRRLLQTKINFPRIDKILIGFAIAALLLGITSFLDIHYYQYLAPLGLSVYLFLLFLGVYAKLKGITLSGYYLLSMALYFSGIILLALLLMDLIPYSLFARYLYISGSLAELTIFSLALAYRVKLLQNQKTGLQQQLIETERQAKARLEVKVAERTEALKQANEELERMAMKDGLTSLANRRFLDQRLREEWQRLKREQGFLAVVICDIDYFKRFNDHYGHQSGDTCIVKVARALQHGLQRPGDLAGRYGGEEFLMLLPNTDIQGAAITAERLRSAVEALAIKHAKSDVRYVTMSFGVAAAIPQEDCSAEHLVSLADEALYRAKDQGRNRVVVSE, encoded by the coding sequence TTGATCTTTCTGATTTTGTTTACCAGAAGGCTACTGCAAACAAAAATCAATTTCCCAAGAATCGATAAAATATTGATCGGTTTTGCCATTGCAGCACTTCTGCTGGGCATTACCAGCTTCCTTGACATCCATTATTATCAATACCTTGCGCCTCTTGGGTTATCAGTCTATCTATTTCTTTTGTTTCTGGGAGTCTATGCCAAGCTGAAGGGCATCACGCTGTCCGGTTACTACCTGTTGAGTATGGCGCTCTATTTTTCCGGGATCATTCTGCTCGCCTTGCTGTTAATGGACTTAATTCCTTACAGCCTATTCGCGCGATATCTTTATATATCCGGCTCCTTGGCTGAATTGACCATTTTCTCCCTGGCATTAGCTTATCGGGTCAAGTTATTGCAGAATCAGAAAACAGGCCTTCAACAACAATTGATCGAAACCGAACGACAAGCAAAGGCGCGTTTGGAAGTGAAGGTGGCTGAACGCACCGAGGCACTCAAACAGGCCAATGAAGAATTGGAACGCATGGCCATGAAGGACGGTCTGACTAGCCTGGCGAATCGGCGCTTTCTCGATCAACGCTTGCGCGAAGAATGGCAAAGATTAAAGCGGGAGCAGGGATTTCTCGCCGTTGTTATATGCGATATCGATTATTTCAAACGGTTCAATGATCACTATGGTCATCAGAGCGGCGACACATGCATCGTCAAGGTCGCGCGGGCGCTGCAGCACGGTCTCCAGCGTCCCGGTGATCTGGCTGGGCGCTATGGGGGCGAGGAATTTTTGATGCTACTGCCAAACACGGATATCCAGGGCGCGGCCATCACCGCCGAAAGGCTCCGCTCAGCCGTCGAGGCGCTGGCGATCAAACACGCGAAATCCGATGTGAGGTATGTGACCATGTCTTTCGGCGTAGCCGCAGCCATACCCCAGGAGGACTGCAGCGCGGAACATCTTGTTTCGCTGGCGGACGAGGCGCTGTATCGTGCCAAGGACCAAGGCCGAAACCGGGTTGTCGTCAGTGAGTGA
- a CDS encoding BolA family protein, which yields METEAVAQLIRNGLSDAEVQVSGDGSHFDAIVVSESFEGLTPIKKQRLVMDTVRDQIASGELHALSIKTLTPAQSTAEHVGRK from the coding sequence ATGGAAACAGAAGCCGTGGCGCAACTCATCCGCAATGGCCTGTCAGACGCCGAGGTTCAAGTCAGTGGCGACGGTAGTCACTTCGACGCCATTGTTGTCAGCGAGTCTTTTGAAGGGCTGACGCCCATCAAAAAACAGCGTCTGGTGATGGACACTGTCCGCGACCAGATCGCGAGCGGCGAGCTTCATGCACTGTCCATCAAAACCTTGACTCCAGCCCAATCGACCGCTGAGCACGTTGGGCGAAAATGA
- a CDS encoding homoserine dehydrogenase translates to MEPVKIGLLGLGTVGGGTVTVLTGNAEEIARRAGREIRIAHAAAREYDKSRISGLERIDKISDDAFKVVDDPEIDIVIELIGGYSPARELVLKAIENGKHVVTANKALIALHGNEIFAAAQAKGVTVAFEAAVAGGIPIIKALREGLAANHVEWIAGIINGTGNFILTEMRDKGRAFAEVLAEAQELGYAEADPTFDVEGIDAAHKLTILGSLAFGIPLQFDKTFTEGISRIEPLDVAYAAKLGYCIKHLGIARRTPDGIELRVHPTLIPHRRLIANVDGVMNAVLVKCDAVGPTLYYGAGAGALPTASAVVADVVDITRALTTDPTNRVPHLAFQPDELSDTPVLSMDAIETAYYLRLLALDSPGVMAGIAGILGEEGISIEAIQQKEPGAGDTHVPLIMLTHRIKEGDMNRAIARIEALEAVQGAVVRIRMESLEG, encoded by the coding sequence ATGGAGCCCGTTAAGATCGGACTCTTGGGCCTGGGTACAGTTGGCGGCGGTACCGTCACCGTGCTGACCGGCAATGCCGAGGAAATCGCCCGTCGCGCCGGACGCGAGATTCGCATCGCCCATGCGGCGGCGCGTGAATACGACAAGAGCCGCATCTCCGGGCTCGAGCGTATCGACAAGATTTCTGACGACGCCTTCAAGGTGGTCGATGACCCAGAGATCGACATCGTCATCGAGCTGATCGGCGGTTATTCACCGGCGCGCGAACTGGTGCTCAAGGCTATTGAGAACGGCAAACATGTGGTCACCGCCAACAAGGCGCTGATTGCCCTGCATGGCAACGAGATCTTTGCCGCCGCTCAAGCCAAGGGCGTCACAGTCGCCTTCGAGGCTGCCGTGGCCGGGGGCATTCCTATCATCAAGGCGCTGCGTGAAGGTCTGGCCGCCAACCATGTTGAGTGGATCGCCGGCATCATCAATGGCACTGGCAATTTCATCCTGACCGAGATGCGCGATAAGGGCCGCGCTTTTGCTGAGGTGCTGGCCGAGGCGCAAGAACTCGGCTACGCCGAGGCCGATCCAACTTTCGATGTCGAAGGCATCGACGCCGCGCACAAGCTGACTATTCTCGGTTCGCTCGCCTTCGGCATCCCGCTGCAATTTGACAAGACCTTTACCGAAGGCATCTCCCGCATTGAGCCCCTGGATGTCGCCTATGCCGCCAAGCTCGGCTATTGCATCAAGCATCTTGGTATCGCCCGGCGCACCCCGGACGGCATCGAGCTGCGTGTCCATCCCACGCTCATCCCACATCGGCGGCTGATTGCCAATGTCGATGGCGTGATGAACGCGGTGCTGGTCAAGTGTGATGCCGTCGGTCCCACGCTCTACTATGGTGCCGGTGCCGGTGCCCTGCCGACTGCCTCTGCCGTAGTGGCCGATGTGGTGGATATCACGCGCGCTCTGACCACCGATCCGACCAACCGGGTGCCCCATCTCGCCTTCCAGCCGGATGAGCTGAGCGACACCCCGGTGCTGTCGATGGATGCCATCGAGACGGCGTATTATCTGCGCCTGCTCGCGCTCGACAGTCCCGGCGTTATGGCAGGTATCGCCGGTATCCTCGGCGAGGAGGGCATCAGCATCGAGGCCATTCAGCAAAAAGAACCGGGCGCGGGCGACACCCATGTGCCCCTGATTATGCTCACCCATCGCATTAAGGAAGGCGACATGAACCGTGCCATCGCCCGCATTGAGGCGCTTGAGGCGGTGCAGGGCGCCGTGGTGCGCATTCGCATGGAATCCCTGGAAGGCTGA
- the alaC gene encoding alanine transaminase, which yields MLAPQPNFSRIERLPPYVFNIVNELKAAARARGEDIIDFGMGNPDQPTPRHIVDKLVEVAQRRDTHRYSVSRGIPRLRRAICRWYQDRYAVTLDPESQAIVTIGSKEGLAHLAMATMAAGDTVLVPNPAYPIHPYGFIIAGADVRHVKLTPEVDFFEELQRAILDSWPRPKMLVLNFPGNPTTQCVELDFFEKVIDIAREHGIWVVHDLAYADIVFDGYKAPSILQVPGAIDYAVEFFSMSKSYNMPGWRIGFMCGNPTMIAALARIKSYLDYGTFTPIQVAAIHALESSQDCVAEIRDQYESRRDVLCEGLQAAGWPVEKPRATMFVWARIPEAYQAMGSLEFAKKLLQDAKVAVSPGIGFGDYGDDHVRFALIENEHRTRQAVKGIKHMLREDARIGFTANVA from the coding sequence GTGCTCGCGCCCCAGCCCAATTTCAGCCGCATCGAGCGGCTTCCGCCCTATGTTTTCAACATTGTCAATGAGTTGAAGGCAGCGGCGCGAGCGCGCGGCGAGGATATTATCGACTTCGGCATGGGCAATCCGGACCAGCCCACGCCCCGGCATATTGTCGATAAGCTTGTCGAGGTCGCCCAGCGCCGCGATACCCATCGTTATTCGGTCTCGCGCGGTATTCCGCGCCTGCGCCGCGCCATCTGCCGCTGGTATCAGGATCGCTACGCTGTCACCCTGGACCCCGAAAGTCAGGCCATTGTTACCATCGGCAGCAAGGAGGGGCTCGCCCATCTGGCCATGGCGACCATGGCGGCGGGCGACACTGTGCTGGTGCCCAATCCGGCCTATCCGATTCATCCCTATGGCTTTATTATCGCAGGCGCCGATGTGCGCCACGTCAAGCTGACGCCTGAGGTGGACTTTTTCGAGGAGCTCCAGCGCGCGATTTTGGACTCTTGGCCGCGGCCGAAGATGCTGGTGCTCAACTTCCCCGGCAATCCCACCACTCAGTGTGTGGAGCTGGACTTCTTTGAAAAAGTCATCGACATCGCCCGCGAGCACGGCATCTGGGTCGTGCACGATTTGGCCTATGCTGACATCGTTTTCGACGGCTACAAGGCGCCGTCCATTTTGCAGGTGCCGGGTGCAATCGACTATGCCGTGGAGTTTTTCTCCATGTCAAAAAGCTACAATATGCCGGGCTGGCGCATTGGCTTTATGTGCGGCAATCCGACCATGATCGCCGCCTTGGCGCGCATCAAGTCCTACCTCGACTATGGCACCTTTACTCCCATTCAGGTTGCGGCCATTCATGCGCTCGAGTCCTCGCAGGACTGCGTGGCCGAGATCCGCGATCAATACGAAAGTCGGCGCGACGTGCTCTGTGAGGGGCTGCAAGCTGCCGGCTGGCCGGTCGAGAAACCGCGCGCGACCATGTTCGTCTGGGCGCGTATTCCCGAGGCCTATCAGGCGATGGGCTCGCTGGAGTTTGCCAAAAAGCTGCTGCAAGATGCGAAAGTTGCGGTCTCGCCGGGTATTGGCTTTGGCGACTATGGCGACGATCATGTGCGTTTCGCGCTGATCGAGAACGAACACCGCACCCGTCAGGCGGTGAAAGGCATCAAACACATGCTGCGCGAGGACGCGCGCATCGGATTCACCGCAAACGTGGCCTGA
- the dtd gene encoding D-aminoacyl-tRNA deacylase, translated as MIGLLQRVTQARVEVAGELVGAIDQGLLVLVAVQPEDNESRAERLLERLLGYRVFPDASGRMNLSLRDVKGGLLLVPQFTLAADTRKGTRASFTSAAPPELGERLFAHLLECARQTHQPVASGRFGADMQVSLTNDGPVTFWLES; from the coding sequence ATGATCGGCCTGCTCCAGCGCGTCACCCAGGCGCGGGTTGAGGTGGCGGGGGAGTTAGTTGGCGCTATCGATCAAGGCCTTCTAGTGCTGGTCGCGGTGCAGCCTGAGGATAACGAATCCCGCGCCGAGCGGTTGCTTGAGCGCCTGCTCGGCTACCGTGTGTTCCCCGATGCCAGTGGCCGCATGAACTTGAGCCTGCGCGATGTCAAAGGCGGCCTGCTGCTGGTGCCTCAGTTCACTCTGGCGGCCGATACCCGCAAGGGCACTCGGGCAAGCTTTACCAGCGCCGCGCCACCAGAGCTTGGCGAGCGGCTGTTCGCGCACCTGCTGGAGTGCGCACGTCAGACCCATCAGCCGGTGGCAAGCGGACGATTCGGCGCCGACATGCAGGTGAGTCTCACCAACGATGGTCCCGTCACTTTCTGGCTTGAGTCCTGA
- the pip gene encoding prolyl aminopeptidase — protein MTMQNSFYPAIEPYATEYLDVGDGHELYVEQCGNPNGYPALFLHGGPGAGCSASHRQFFDPERYRIILFDQRGCGRSRPHACVDANTTWDLVADIERLRAHLGVERWLVFGGSWGSTLALAYAEQHPEAVSALVLRGIFLCRPEEIHWFYQQGASRLFPDYWQDYLAPIAPEEQGDLLRAYAERLFGPPGEAQTAAARAWSLWEGRCATLLSNRELRDSFAADAFAIALARVECHYFLHNAFLQSDQLLRDINAVRGIPGVIVHGRYDAICPLASAWELHQAWPEAELKIIPDAGHAAFEPGIARELIAATDRFAQQLA, from the coding sequence TATGCGACTGAATACCTTGATGTCGGCGACGGGCATGAACTCTATGTCGAGCAGTGCGGCAACCCGAACGGGTACCCGGCGCTGTTTCTGCATGGCGGACCGGGTGCCGGCTGTAGTGCGTCGCACCGGCAGTTTTTCGATCCCGAGCGCTACCGTATCATTCTGTTCGATCAGCGCGGTTGCGGGCGCTCACGGCCTCATGCCTGTGTCGATGCCAATACCACCTGGGATCTGGTCGCCGATATCGAACGCCTGCGCGCGCATCTGGGGGTGGAGCGCTGGTTGGTGTTTGGCGGTTCCTGGGGCTCAACCCTTGCATTGGCCTATGCCGAGCAGCACCCAGAGGCCGTGTCAGCTTTGGTGCTGCGCGGGATTTTTCTCTGTCGGCCGGAAGAAATTCACTGGTTCTACCAACAGGGCGCGAGCCGCCTGTTCCCCGACTACTGGCAGGACTATCTCGCGCCCATCGCGCCAGAAGAGCAGGGCGATCTGTTGCGCGCCTATGCCGAGCGCCTGTTCGGTCCGCCGGGTGAGGCGCAGACCGCCGCCGCGCGCGCCTGGTCGCTGTGGGAGGGGCGCTGTGCCACCCTGCTGTCGAATCGCGAACTGCGCGACAGCTTTGCCGCCGATGCGTTCGCCATCGCCCTAGCGCGCGTGGAATGCCATTACTTTTTGCACAACGCCTTCTTGCAATCGGACCAGTTGCTGCGGGACATCAATGCCGTGCGCGGCATTCCCGGTGTTATCGTGCATGGTCGCTACGACGCCATCTGCCCGCTGGCGTCTGCCTGGGAGTTGCACCAGGCCTGGCCCGAGGCTGAACTCAAGATCATCCCCGACGCCGGTCACGCGGCCTTTGAGCCCGGCATTGCGCGCGAACTCATCGCAGCCACTGATCGCTTCGCCCAACAGTTGGCATGA